The Hymenobacter sp. 5317J-9 genome has a window encoding:
- a CDS encoding class I SAM-dependent methyltransferase: MRQHFSTWQRTLSVVGTSGSAGLLLWGCTQLPAETRPSAGAEQRLQAVVRTDTSGYETAPPRDPNGIGTYYLGRQIAHVMGHEGASWLERTGRRQEEGTDLLLKALQLKPTDVVADIGAGTGFFSFQLARKVPQGRVLAVDIQPEMISALQANKRKLKAPNVRPVLGTTTNPALPADSVDLVLIVDAYHEFDHPREMGRAIRQALKPGTGRLALVEYRAEDPNVPIKRIHKMSVEQARKEMAAVGLEFIESNETLPQQHLLLFRRK, translated from the coding sequence ATGAGGCAACATTTTTCAACCTGGCAACGCACCCTGAGCGTGGTGGGCACGAGCGGCAGCGCCGGCTTGCTGCTGTGGGGCTGCACCCAGCTACCGGCCGAAACCCGGCCGTCGGCCGGCGCCGAGCAGCGCCTGCAAGCCGTGGTGCGCACCGACACGAGCGGCTACGAAACCGCTCCGCCGCGCGACCCCAACGGCATTGGCACCTATTACCTGGGCCGTCAGATTGCGCACGTGATGGGCCACGAGGGCGCCAGCTGGCTGGAGCGCACCGGCCGCCGGCAGGAAGAAGGCACCGACTTGCTTCTCAAAGCGCTGCAACTCAAGCCCACCGACGTGGTGGCCGACATTGGCGCGGGCACGGGTTTCTTCTCCTTCCAGTTGGCCAGGAAAGTGCCCCAGGGCCGCGTGCTGGCCGTCGACATTCAGCCCGAGATGATATCGGCGCTGCAGGCCAACAAGCGCAAGCTGAAAGCGCCCAACGTGCGGCCCGTGCTGGGCACTACCACCAACCCCGCCCTGCCCGCCGACAGCGTGGACCTGGTGCTCATCGTGGATGCCTACCACGAGTTCGACCACCCGCGCGAGATGGGCCGCGCCATTCGGCAGGCACTGAAGCCCGGCACCGGCCGGCTGGCCCTGGTAGAATACCGCGCCGAAGACCCCAACGTGCCCATCAAGCGCATCCACAAAATGAGCGTGGAGCAGGCCCGCAAAGAAATGGCGGCCGTGGGCCTGGAGTTCATCGAAAGCAACGAGACGCTGCCGCAACAGCATTTGCTGCTGTTCCGGCGCAAGTGA
- a CDS encoding thioredoxin domain-containing protein produces MAQASSTNRLAQETSPYLQQHAHNPVDWFPWGPEALGRAKAEQKPILVSIGYAACHWCHVMERESFEDAAVAAVMNQHFVCIKVDREERPDVDQVYMEALHAMGLQGGWPLNVFLTSEAKPFYGGTYFPKGNWVKLLENIGQAYAGEHRAELEQSAERFMEVIAKSELAKYGAQNFNAAQEADYSALQAIGVAPETGPAGVSDDEFKLLVYNLAAKFDRARGGMNRAPKFPMPSIWRFLLRAYAISGNPAVLDQTVLTLREMAWGGIYDQVHGGFARYSVDAEWLAPHFEKMLYDNGQLVSLYSEAYQLTQDELFREVVYDTVEFIRLELTNAEGGFYSSLDADSEGEEGRFYVFTKEELQEILGDEEPLFSAYYNCTALGNWEHGRNILHRRQRDEDFAAEHQLAPGVVPELVAGWKQKIMAVRATRVRPGLDDKILTGWNALMLQGLTDAYRAFGEPEFLVVAERNAQFIQKNLRNGAGLFRTCKNGRASISGFLEDYAQVIQAYISLYEVTFTESWLREAQALTEYVLANFCDPTETQFFYTDATAEALIARKKELMDNVIPSSNSVMAHNLHRLGRHLEHARYADLAVAMLAQVRHLVVKEAQHLSNWAALYAALLRPGAEVAIIGPEAEVFREELSRRFLFDTVLAGTETRSQLPLLKLLKPGAECQTAIHVCRNRACLAPVYSVAEALKVL; encoded by the coding sequence ATGGCCCAAGCTTCTTCGACCAATCGCCTTGCTCAGGAAACCAGCCCTTACCTGCAGCAGCACGCCCATAATCCCGTGGACTGGTTTCCGTGGGGACCAGAGGCACTGGGCCGGGCCAAAGCGGAGCAGAAACCCATTCTGGTGAGCATTGGCTACGCGGCCTGCCATTGGTGCCACGTGATGGAGCGCGAGTCGTTTGAAGACGCGGCGGTGGCGGCGGTGATGAACCAACACTTCGTTTGCATCAAGGTTGACCGAGAGGAGCGGCCCGATGTGGACCAAGTGTATATGGAAGCGCTGCACGCCATGGGCCTGCAGGGCGGCTGGCCGCTGAACGTGTTTCTGACCTCGGAGGCCAAGCCGTTTTATGGCGGCACGTATTTTCCGAAGGGCAACTGGGTGAAGCTGCTCGAAAACATCGGCCAGGCCTATGCCGGCGAGCACCGCGCCGAGCTGGAGCAGTCGGCTGAACGGTTTATGGAAGTGATTGCGAAAAGCGAGCTGGCGAAATACGGCGCGCAGAATTTCAATGCCGCACAGGAAGCCGACTACTCGGCGCTGCAAGCCATCGGCGTGGCACCGGAAACCGGCCCGGCCGGTGTGTCAGACGACGAGTTTAAGCTATTGGTGTACAACCTTGCCGCCAAATTTGACCGGGCGCGGGGCGGAATGAACCGGGCACCCAAGTTTCCGATGCCCAGCATCTGGCGGTTTCTGCTGCGGGCCTATGCCATCAGCGGCAACCCGGCGGTGCTGGACCAGACGGTGCTCACGCTGCGCGAAATGGCCTGGGGTGGCATCTACGACCAGGTGCACGGTGGTTTTGCGCGTTACTCGGTAGATGCGGAATGGCTGGCCCCGCACTTTGAGAAGATGCTGTACGACAATGGGCAGTTGGTGAGCTTGTACAGCGAAGCCTACCAGCTGACGCAGGACGAGCTTTTTCGGGAAGTGGTGTACGATACCGTCGAGTTTATTCGGCTGGAGCTGACCAACGCCGAGGGAGGCTTTTATTCTTCGCTCGATGCTGACAGCGAAGGGGAGGAAGGCCGGTTTTACGTTTTCACCAAAGAAGAACTGCAGGAAATTCTGGGCGATGAGGAGCCGCTTTTCTCGGCTTACTACAACTGCACGGCGCTGGGCAACTGGGAGCATGGCCGCAACATCCTGCACCGGCGGCAGCGCGACGAAGACTTTGCCGCCGAGCACCAGCTGGCGCCCGGCGTGGTGCCGGAGCTGGTGGCGGGCTGGAAGCAGAAAATCATGGCCGTGCGGGCAACGCGCGTGCGCCCCGGTCTCGACGACAAAATTCTCACCGGCTGGAACGCCCTGATGCTGCAAGGCCTCACCGACGCCTACCGGGCTTTCGGTGAGCCCGAGTTTCTGGTAGTGGCCGAGCGCAATGCGCAGTTTATCCAGAAAAACCTGCGCAACGGGGCGGGTTTGTTCCGAACCTGCAAAAACGGCCGGGCCAGCATCAGCGGCTTTCTGGAAGACTACGCGCAGGTCATCCAGGCCTATATCAGCCTCTACGAAGTCACCTTCACGGAAAGCTGGCTGCGCGAGGCCCAAGCCCTCACGGAGTACGTGCTGGCCAACTTCTGCGACCCCACCGAAACCCAGTTCTTCTACACCGACGCCACGGCCGAAGCCCTCATTGCCCGCAAAAAGGAACTGATGGACAACGTCATCCCCAGCTCCAACTCCGTGATGGCGCACAACCTGCACCGCCTGGGCCGCCACCTCGAACACGCGCGCTACGCCGACTTGGCTGTGGCCATGCTGGCCCAGGTGCGCCACCTGGTGGTGAAGGAAGCTCAACACCTCAGCAACTGGGCGGCGCTGTACGCGGCGCTGCTGCGGCCGGGCGCCGAAGTGGCCATCATCGGCCCGGAGGCGGAGGTTTTTCGCGAAGAACTTAGCCGCCGCTTTTTGTTTGATACCGTGTTGGCCGGCACCGAAACCCGCTCGCAACTGCCGCTGCTCAAGCTGCTGAAACCCGGCGCGGAATGCCAAACGGCCATTCACGTGTGCCGCAATCGGGCCTGTTTAGCCCCGGTATATAGCGTTGCTGAGGCCTTGAAAGTCCTGTAG
- a CDS encoding GSCFA domain-containing protein: MFRTELPIAPATDQLSRTARVLTMGSCFADSIGSRLLANKVEALANPFGTVFQPLALAKLLRAAAGEDVDWQQHVVEARGRWQSYDLHGSVGADSPVELLQHIQELVRRTGEFLRSTDVVLLTLGTAWAYRLRETGELVNNCHKQSADLFVRELLTPDDIINGLAETHAYLRRINPKLRFVLTVSPVRHLKDTLPLNAVSKSVLRVATHIVSDLLPGVAYFPAYELLLDDLRDYRFYAADMLHPSEVAEDYIWEKFTRTYFDAEFGRFRKEWASVRQALGHRPLHAAAPEHRQFLETTLQKLEQLSLRRVEVSAELQTVRTQLAALPEPRQPEPVAEVEDDEERIDIGEGSVVSSIARPVDTTPVVADAAAEALSAAQGDGRPPRLSPEEFRSQRNHSGRQERGRRDGRGKGQMSPPAKRSNTRHLLC; this comes from the coding sequence ATGTTTAGAACTGAACTACCCATCGCCCCGGCCACGGACCAGCTTTCGCGCACGGCGCGGGTCCTGACCATGGGCTCCTGCTTTGCCGACAGCATCGGCTCGCGCCTGCTGGCCAATAAGGTGGAGGCACTGGCAAACCCCTTCGGCACGGTGTTTCAGCCCTTGGCGCTGGCCAAACTGCTGCGTGCCGCGGCGGGCGAAGACGTAGACTGGCAGCAGCATGTGGTGGAAGCCCGCGGGCGCTGGCAGAGCTACGACCTGCACGGCAGCGTGGGGGCCGACTCGCCGGTGGAACTCCTGCAGCACATTCAGGAGTTGGTGCGCCGCACGGGCGAGTTTCTGCGCTCGACCGACGTGGTGCTGCTCACGCTGGGCACTGCCTGGGCCTACCGCCTGCGCGAAACGGGCGAGCTGGTGAATAACTGCCACAAGCAGTCCGCCGACCTGTTTGTGCGCGAACTGCTGACGCCCGACGACATCATCAACGGCTTGGCTGAGACGCACGCATATCTGCGGCGCATCAACCCAAAGCTGCGCTTTGTGCTGACGGTGAGCCCAGTCCGGCATCTGAAAGACACACTGCCGCTGAATGCCGTGAGCAAATCGGTGCTGCGGGTGGCAACGCACATTGTGAGCGACTTGCTGCCGGGCGTGGCGTATTTCCCGGCCTATGAGCTGCTGTTGGACGACCTGCGCGACTACCGCTTTTATGCGGCCGACATGCTGCACCCCTCGGAAGTGGCCGAGGATTACATCTGGGAGAAGTTTACACGGACGTATTTCGACGCTGAGTTCGGACGCTTCCGCAAGGAATGGGCCTCGGTGCGGCAGGCCCTTGGCCACCGGCCGCTGCATGCGGCGGCGCCGGAGCACCGGCAATTTCTGGAAACCACGCTGCAGAAGCTGGAGCAGCTGAGCCTGCGCCGGGTGGAAGTGAGCGCGGAGCTGCAAACCGTGCGTACGCAGCTAGCGGCCCTGCCAGAGCCGCGCCAACCGGAGCCCGTGGCTGAGGTGGAAGACGACGAAGAGCGGATTGATATCGGAGAAGGCTCGGTGGTTTCGTCCATAGCGCGTCCCGTTGACACGACCCCTGTAGTAGCGGACGCTGCAGCCGAAGCGTTGTCGGCTGCGCAGGGTGATGGCCGGCCGCCGCGCTTGTCACCGGAGGAGTTTCGCTCGCAGCGCAACCACTCGGGACGGCAGGAGCGCGGCCGCCGCGATGGCCGTGGCAAAGGCCAGATGTCCCCCCCAGCGAAACGGAGCAATACCAGGCATCTGCTGTGCTAA
- a CDS encoding cytochrome c3 family protein, with amino-acid sequence MNSNRLRSLPQLLLALLLTFAGAQQAVAQASAAADVKTNGVAPGATAGATAATATAPAAAPAGGDAAAIAAGDALFKGNCAQCHAVNEQVVGPALAGITKRRPISWLIPWVKNSSKVVASGDEYAVALFNKFNKQQMPSFALSDKEITSIVAYVTSEEGKATAVVGGPTAGNAAAADGKTDAAAGAAEGAGKYVDILLIVLVVVLIVLVVTLVIIGNLMKDVLRGRKDLDGRDIEILEQRFDWGKFYRSPVMRGIVGTVFALVLLYEGVQSVMAVGLTQGYQPTQPIAFSHKLHAGEHQINCAYCHTSVYKAKSANIPSANICMNCHSQIKTESPEIKKIYRAIERKQPIQWVRVHNLPDLAYFNHSQHTQVAGLQCQTCHGPIQNMEVVYQYSALTMGWCINCHREMPINSKDNKYYDNLVKLHDTKNAGAPFTVSSNGGTECSKCHY; translated from the coding sequence ATGAATAGCAATCGACTTCGTTCTTTACCTCAACTGTTGCTGGCACTACTGCTCACGTTTGCCGGTGCCCAACAGGCGGTGGCCCAAGCAAGCGCAGCGGCCGATGTGAAAACCAATGGCGTAGCTCCCGGCGCAACCGCCGGTGCTACGGCGGCCACCGCTACGGCCCCGGCCGCAGCTCCTGCTGGTGGCGACGCCGCCGCTATTGCCGCCGGTGATGCGCTGTTCAAAGGCAACTGCGCCCAGTGCCACGCCGTGAACGAGCAAGTGGTAGGTCCCGCGCTGGCAGGCATTACCAAGCGCCGGCCCATTTCTTGGCTGATTCCGTGGGTTAAGAACTCGAGCAAGGTGGTGGCCAGCGGCGATGAATACGCGGTAGCCCTCTTCAACAAGTTTAACAAGCAGCAGATGCCTTCGTTCGCGCTGTCGGACAAGGAAATCACTTCTATCGTGGCCTACGTCACTTCGGAAGAAGGTAAAGCTACGGCTGTAGTTGGTGGCCCCACGGCTGGCAACGCCGCTGCTGCCGATGGCAAAACGGATGCCGCTGCTGGCGCTGCCGAAGGTGCTGGTAAATACGTTGATATCCTGCTCATCGTACTCGTAGTAGTATTGATTGTGCTGGTGGTAACGCTGGTTATCATTGGCAACCTGATGAAAGATGTGCTGCGTGGCCGCAAGGACCTCGACGGCCGCGACATCGAAATCCTGGAGCAGCGCTTCGATTGGGGCAAGTTTTACCGCTCGCCCGTAATGCGTGGCATTGTGGGGACGGTTTTCGCCCTGGTTTTACTTTATGAAGGGGTACAAAGTGTGATGGCCGTGGGCCTGACCCAAGGCTACCAGCCCACGCAGCCCATTGCTTTCTCGCACAAGCTGCACGCTGGCGAACACCAGATTAACTGCGCCTACTGCCATACCTCGGTATACAAGGCTAAGTCTGCCAACATTCCTTCGGCCAACATCTGCATGAACTGCCACTCGCAGATTAAGACGGAGTCTCCTGAAATCAAGAAAATCTACCGCGCCATCGAGCGCAAGCAGCCCATTCAGTGGGTGCGCGTGCACAACCTGCCCGACCTGGCTTACTTCAACCACTCGCAGCACACGCAGGTGGCTGGCCTGCAGTGCCAGACCTGCCACGGTCCCATCCAGAACATGGAAGTGGTGTACCAGTATTCGGCCCTCACCATGGGCTGGTGCATCAACTGCCACCGCGAGATGCCCATCAACTCGAAGGACAACAAGTACTACGACAACCTTGTGAAGCTGCACGACACCAAGAACGCCGGTGCTCCCTTCACCGTGTCGTCGAACGGCGGCACTGAGTGCTCAAAGTGCCACTACTAA
- the rpsF gene encoding 30S ribosomal protein S6 — MEVRNYETVFIVTPVLNESQVQETVEKFTQVLKENSAAIVSTEAWGLRKLAYPIQKKSTGYYFCLSYTGEGNIVDVLELAFRRDERIIRFLTTVLDKHAVEYNNRRRNGEMNQQKAAKETEAVAQ, encoded by the coding sequence ATGGAAGTAAGAAATTACGAGACGGTCTTCATCGTAACTCCCGTGTTGAACGAGAGCCAGGTGCAAGAGACGGTCGAGAAGTTCACCCAGGTGCTTAAGGAAAATAGCGCCGCCATTGTATCCACCGAAGCCTGGGGCCTGCGCAAGCTGGCGTACCCGATTCAAAAGAAGTCGACCGGCTACTACTTCTGCCTGTCGTACACGGGCGAAGGCAACATCGTTGACGTGCTGGAACTCGCGTTCCGTCGCGACGAGCGCATCATCCGGTTCCTGACCACGGTGCTCGACAAGCACGCGGTGGAGTACAACAACCGCCGCCGCAACGGCGAAATGAACCAGCAGAAGGCTGCGAAAGAAACCGAAGCCGTAGCCCAATAA
- a CDS encoding S-adenosylmethionine:tRNA ribosyltransferase-isomerase: MTAPDPRQLAIHDFTYALPAERIAPEPLPDRAASRLLVSRHGQLADKNFRDLPGELPPGALLVFNDTRVVRARLLARRPTGGQVELFCLEPVAPHRSLELALQQTGACTWRCLVGNGRRWKEGPVELEFTASDGEAATLTAVRREQEAGTALIDFNWTPTELPFAEVLRAAGHLPLPPYIDRPDTATDAVRYQTVYAAAEGAVAAPTAGLHFTPELLAELAERGFETGHVTLHVGAGTFQPVKADRMAGHPMHTEPILVTTALLRQLLAHRPRPVVAVGTTSLRTLETLYWLGVGLLVAPAAAGSELLVTQWQPYELADAAAGISTEQALAALLQRLEAAGTETLEARTQLLIAPGYRFRVIDGLITNFHQPESTLLLLVAALLGPGWRAVYEHALANGYRFLSYGDSSLLLP; the protein is encoded by the coding sequence ATGACTGCTCCCGACCCGCGCCAGCTTGCCATCCACGACTTCACCTACGCACTGCCCGCCGAACGCATTGCGCCCGAGCCCCTCCCCGACCGCGCTGCCAGCCGCCTGCTGGTGAGCCGCCACGGGCAGCTGGCCGACAAAAACTTCCGCGACCTGCCGGGCGAGCTGCCGCCCGGCGCCCTGCTCGTTTTTAACGACACCCGCGTGGTGCGGGCGCGGCTGCTGGCCCGCCGGCCCACGGGCGGGCAGGTAGAACTGTTTTGCCTGGAGCCCGTGGCGCCGCACCGCAGCCTGGAGCTGGCCCTGCAGCAAACCGGCGCGTGCACCTGGCGCTGCCTGGTGGGCAACGGCCGCCGCTGGAAAGAAGGCCCTGTGGAACTGGAATTTACCGCCTCCGATGGCGAGGCGGCTACGCTAACGGCCGTGCGCCGCGAGCAGGAAGCCGGCACCGCCCTCATCGATTTCAACTGGACACCTACGGAGCTGCCCTTTGCCGAAGTACTGCGCGCGGCTGGCCACCTGCCCCTGCCGCCCTACATCGACCGGCCCGACACGGCCACCGACGCCGTGCGCTACCAAACCGTGTACGCCGCCGCCGAGGGCGCCGTGGCGGCCCCCACCGCCGGCCTGCATTTCACACCCGAATTGCTGGCTGAGCTGGCCGAGCGCGGCTTTGAAACCGGCCACGTGACGCTGCACGTGGGCGCCGGCACATTTCAGCCGGTGAAAGCCGACCGGATGGCCGGCCACCCCATGCACACCGAGCCCATTCTGGTGACGACGGCGCTGCTGCGGCAGCTGCTGGCGCACCGGCCGCGGCCCGTGGTGGCGGTGGGCACCACCAGCCTGCGCACCCTGGAAACGCTGTATTGGCTGGGCGTGGGCCTGCTGGTGGCGCCGGCGGCCGCCGGCAGCGAGCTGCTGGTCACGCAATGGCAACCCTACGAGCTGGCCGATGCGGCGGCCGGCATCAGCACCGAGCAGGCCCTGGCCGCCCTGCTGCAGCGCCTCGAAGCGGCGGGCACCGAGACGCTGGAGGCCCGCACGCAGCTGCTCATTGCGCCGGGCTACCGGTTTCGGGTGATTGACGGACTGATTACGAATTTCCATCAGCCCGAAAGCACGCTGCTGCTGCTGGTGGCGGCGCTGCTGGGGCCGGGCTGGCGCGCGGTATATGAGCACGCGCTGGCCAATGGGTACCGGTTTTTGAGCTATGGCGACAGCTCTTTGCTTTTGCCGTAG
- the rpsR gene encoding 30S ribosomal protein S18, with product MASPAFNRNNDRAANNKPQDNRKKYCRFKKNGIKYVDYKDPNFLLKFVNEQGRVLPRRLTGTSLKFQRKVTQAIAKARHLALMPYVADALK from the coding sequence ATGGCATCTCCCGCATTCAACCGCAACAACGACCGCGCGGCCAACAACAAACCGCAGGACAACCGCAAGAAGTACTGCCGCTTCAAGAAGAACGGCATCAAGTACGTGGACTACAAAGACCCGAACTTCCTGCTGAAGTTCGTGAACGAGCAGGGCCGCGTGCTGCCCCGTCGCCTCACCGGCACCAGCCTGAAGTTTCAGCGCAAAGTGACCCAGGCCATCGCTAAGGCCCGTCACCTCGCTCTGATGCCGTACGTAGCCGACGCTCTGAAATAG
- the priA gene encoding primosomal protein N' yields MNLALDFISPAAVPSADRVTLFADVILPLPLPRLYTYRVPYELNDNVVIGGRVIVQFGAKKTLSCIVAAVHENAPKEYQAKYILEFIDDAPVVTQPQLKLFRWMADYYMCTIGEVINAALPSALKLSSESRIQLHPGFSQEENEYPLSAQEELIVDALGNVEDGKALTFTEVGDLLGVTSFHKVIKSLMNKDVIFLFEHTADKYAPKVVKKVRLAHHFVSEASIEMLFNNLSSKPKQLDVLMKYLQRVPVYQNEHANHKGIEKAALTSSPHLSASAVNTLIKNGVLEQFDVIVSRFPLEDEPTAKLHFELTEAQTTARDEIMAHFGEKEIALLHGVTGAGKTEIYIDLIRKALESGGQVLYLLPEIALTAQIVGRLLRVFGSRLGVYHSKFSDNERVEVWNGVLSGRFQVVVGVRSAVFLPFDNLSLIIVDEEHESSYKQYEPAPRYNAREVALMMANFQGAKTLLGSATPAVETYYQAKQGRYGLVSLTKRFGEAGMPDIELVDTRKAREHKTMHNHFTADLLGEIERKLGAQEQVILFQNRRGYAPVVACQDCGWIPKCTNCAVSLSYHKHSHELRCHYCGYHDSMVSKCPACGSRAVKTQGFGTEKIEDDLKIMLPQANIQRMDLDTTRAKNSYQQIIADFEKQNTNVLVGTQMVTKGLDFANVSLVGIINADSIIHYPDFRAHERAYQMFVQVSGRAGRKGKKGKVIIQTADPTQVIFDKVIRNDYIEFYNYEIVQRHEHGYPPFMRVIKMTVKHIDQGVGEAAAILLTQELVDRLGRAAVLGPEAPYIFRIRNFYLQEITIKLDRAHTALKWAKEQIHAAMDVVRDHKEFKQARLVADVDPM; encoded by the coding sequence TTGAATCTCGCGCTTGATTTTATTTCACCCGCAGCCGTGCCCTCGGCCGACCGGGTGACGCTGTTTGCCGACGTTATTTTGCCCCTGCCCCTGCCCCGGCTCTACACCTACCGGGTGCCGTATGAGCTGAACGACAACGTGGTGATTGGCGGGCGCGTCATCGTGCAGTTCGGGGCCAAAAAGACCCTCAGCTGCATCGTGGCGGCCGTGCACGAGAACGCGCCCAAGGAATACCAGGCCAAGTACATCCTCGAGTTCATCGACGACGCGCCGGTGGTCACGCAGCCGCAGCTCAAGCTTTTCCGCTGGATGGCCGACTACTACATGTGCACCATCGGCGAGGTGATAAATGCGGCCCTACCCTCGGCGCTGAAGCTGAGCTCGGAGTCGCGCATTCAGCTGCACCCCGGCTTTTCGCAGGAGGAAAACGAGTACCCGCTGTCGGCGCAGGAAGAACTGATTGTGGACGCGCTGGGCAACGTGGAAGACGGCAAAGCCCTCACCTTTACGGAAGTAGGTGACCTGCTGGGCGTCACGTCCTTCCATAAGGTCATCAAGTCCTTGATGAATAAGGACGTGATTTTCCTCTTCGAGCACACGGCCGACAAGTACGCGCCCAAGGTGGTGAAGAAGGTGCGGCTGGCGCACCACTTCGTTTCGGAGGCGTCGATTGAGATGCTGTTCAACAACCTCAGCAGCAAGCCCAAGCAGCTCGATGTGCTGATGAAGTACCTGCAGCGCGTGCCCGTGTACCAGAACGAGCACGCCAACCACAAAGGCATCGAGAAAGCCGCCCTCACCAGCAGCCCGCACCTCTCGGCCTCGGCCGTGAACACGCTCATCAAAAACGGCGTGCTGGAGCAGTTCGACGTGATTGTGAGCCGCTTTCCGCTGGAGGATGAGCCTACGGCCAAGCTGCATTTCGAGCTGACCGAGGCCCAGACCACGGCCCGCGACGAAATCATGGCGCACTTCGGCGAAAAGGAAATTGCACTGCTGCACGGCGTGACCGGCGCCGGCAAGACCGAAATATACATCGACCTCATTCGCAAGGCCTTGGAAAGCGGCGGCCAAGTGCTGTACCTGCTGCCCGAAATTGCTCTCACGGCCCAGATTGTGGGGCGCTTGCTGCGCGTGTTCGGCTCGCGGCTGGGCGTGTACCACTCCAAATTCTCGGATAATGAGCGGGTGGAAGTGTGGAACGGCGTGCTCTCGGGCCGCTTCCAGGTGGTGGTGGGCGTGCGCTCGGCGGTGTTTCTGCCGTTTGATAACCTCTCGCTCATTATCGTGGACGAGGAGCACGAGTCCTCCTACAAGCAGTACGAGCCCGCCCCGCGCTACAACGCCCGCGAAGTGGCCCTGATGATGGCCAACTTCCAGGGGGCCAAAACGCTGCTGGGCTCGGCCACTCCAGCCGTAGAAACCTACTACCAGGCCAAGCAGGGCCGCTACGGGCTGGTGAGCCTCACCAAGCGCTTTGGCGAGGCTGGCATGCCGGATATTGAACTGGTGGACACGCGCAAGGCCCGCGAGCACAAAACCATGCACAACCACTTCACGGCCGATTTGCTGGGCGAAATCGAGCGCAAGCTGGGCGCCCAGGAGCAGGTGATTTTATTCCAGAACCGCCGCGGCTACGCGCCCGTGGTGGCCTGCCAGGACTGCGGCTGGATACCCAAGTGCACCAACTGCGCCGTGAGCCTGAGCTACCACAAGCACAGCCACGAGCTGCGCTGCCACTACTGCGGCTACCACGACTCCATGGTGAGTAAGTGCCCCGCCTGCGGCTCCCGGGCCGTGAAAACCCAGGGCTTCGGCACCGAGAAGATTGAGGACGACCTCAAAATCATGCTGCCCCAGGCCAACATCCAGCGGATGGACCTGGACACGACGCGCGCCAAAAACAGCTATCAGCAAATCATCGCCGACTTCGAGAAGCAGAACACCAACGTGCTGGTAGGCACCCAGATGGTGACCAAGGGCCTCGATTTTGCTAACGTGAGCCTCGTGGGCATCATCAACGCCGACAGCATCATTCACTACCCCGATTTCCGGGCCCACGAGCGGGCTTACCAGATGTTTGTGCAGGTGAGCGGCCGGGCCGGACGCAAAGGCAAGAAGGGCAAGGTCATCATCCAGACGGCCGACCCCACGCAGGTGATTTTCGACAAAGTCATCCGCAACGACTACATCGAGTTTTATAACTACGAAATCGTGCAGCGGCACGAGCACGGCTACCCGCCCTTCATGCGCGTCATCAAAATGACGGTGAAGCACATCGACCAGGGCGTGGGCGAGGCGGCCGCCATCCTGCTCACCCAGGAGCTGGTGGACCGGCTGGGCCGAGCGGCGGTGCTGGGGCCGGAAGCGCCCTATATTTTCCGCATTCGCAATTTCTATCTGCAGGAAATCACCATTAAGCTCGACCGCGCCCACACGGCCTTAAAATGGGCCAAAGAGCAGATTCACGCGGCCATGGACGTGGTGCGCGACCACAAGGAGTTCAAGCAGGCCCGTCTGGTGGCTGACGTGGACCCGATGTAG
- the rplI gene encoding 50S ribosomal protein L9: MEIILKDDVKGLGYKNDIVTVKSGYGRNFLLPQGLAILADKTNKKITAENVRQAAHKADKIKGDAQAIADQIGETVLEIPAKVGESGKIFGRVTTLQLADALKAKGVDVDRKRLSFDQEPSAAGDYTATANLHKEVKHTVKFRVVAE, translated from the coding sequence ATGGAAATTATCCTCAAAGACGACGTTAAGGGCCTCGGGTACAAGAACGACATCGTGACCGTGAAATCGGGCTACGGTCGCAACTTCTTGCTGCCGCAGGGCTTGGCCATTCTGGCCGACAAGACCAACAAGAAAATCACGGCCGAGAACGTGCGTCAAGCCGCTCACAAAGCCGACAAAATCAAAGGCGACGCCCAGGCCATTGCCGACCAGATTGGCGAAACCGTGCTGGAAATCCCCGCCAAGGTGGGCGAGAGCGGCAAAATCTTCGGCCGCGTAACCACCCTGCAATTGGCCGACGCGCTGAAAGCCAAAGGTGTGGACGTGGACCGCAAGCGTTTGTCGTTCGACCAGGAGCCTTCGGCTGCCGGCGACTACACCGCTACCGCCAACCTACATAAGGAAGTGAAGCACACGGTGAAATTCCGCGTGGTAGCTGAGTAG